One genomic region from Sphingobacterium sp. UGAL515B_05 encodes:
- a CDS encoding CHAP domain-containing protein — protein sequence MATMHYLFFGILSVAVLFLGRAGTAAIREQDVPSGYTELRSADPLVEHGDAVAINDYIGSDLRKRIIDSAVREIGVQEATGNNDGPRVEAYLRYVGLGKGYAWCAAFVSWCYGRAGRPLPRNAWCPALFPMARRYTAAQIAQGSIRQADLFAIYSSSLRRINHVGLVRQQKGKWIVTVEGNSANRVLSKRRPLATIYAFSNWLD from the coding sequence ATGGCAACAATGCATTATCTATTTTTCGGTATTCTTTCTGTCGCTGTTCTCTTTCTTGGCCGTGCTGGCACTGCTGCTATAAGAGAACAGGATGTACCAAGCGGCTATACCGAGCTTCGAAGCGCCGATCCTTTGGTCGAGCATGGTGACGCTGTAGCGATAAATGACTACATAGGATCGGACCTGCGTAAACGTATTATCGATAGCGCTGTGCGGGAGATTGGCGTGCAGGAAGCTACAGGCAATAACGATGGTCCGCGGGTAGAAGCCTATCTGCGCTACGTGGGGCTTGGAAAAGGATACGCCTGGTGTGCAGCTTTCGTATCCTGGTGTTATGGTCGGGCTGGACGCCCATTGCCGCGCAATGCCTGGTGCCCGGCACTCTTTCCGATGGCCCGTCGGTATACGGCTGCACAGATCGCGCAGGGGAGCATCCGACAGGCCGATCTGTTTGCGATTTACAGCAGCAGTCTGCGGCGCATAAACCATGTGGGGCTTGTACGCCAACAGAAAGGCAAATGGATTGTGACTGTGGAAGGGAACAGTGCCAATAGGGTTTTGTCTAAACGACGTCCTTTGGCTACCATTTATGCTTTTTCAAATTGGCTGGACTGA
- a CDS encoding RNA polymerase sigma factor translates to MYAQKYDDTEEKSVLISLRSGCQRAFRQVYSRYSGRIYLNIRKMVKSEEDAVELLQEVFIKVWDKRELIDPEQSFRSYLFQIAKYTVYNFIRRNNLEKQVQAYLSLHNTALYSHVEEELYEKQYEEWLSQTIDQLPPQRKLIYKLCKIEGKTYAEVSDLLSISTSTINDHIVKATKYIKEKHGILDKSTLLIISFILLQQH, encoded by the coding sequence ATGTACGCACAAAAATACGACGATACTGAAGAGAAGTCTGTCTTGATCTCCCTGCGTTCTGGCTGCCAGCGTGCTTTTCGGCAGGTCTACAGTAGGTATAGCGGGCGTATTTATCTCAACATCCGTAAGATGGTCAAATCCGAAGAAGACGCAGTCGAACTATTACAGGAAGTATTTATTAAAGTATGGGATAAACGGGAGTTGATTGATCCCGAGCAGTCTTTTCGATCTTATCTGTTCCAGATCGCCAAATATACTGTCTATAATTTTATCCGGCGAAATAACCTCGAAAAACAAGTTCAGGCATATCTTAGCCTTCACAATACAGCCTTATACAGTCACGTCGAAGAAGAACTCTATGAAAAGCAATATGAAGAATGGTTGTCTCAGACCATTGACCAGCTGCCGCCACAACGCAAATTGATCTACAAACTTTGTAAAATTGAGGGCAAAACCTACGCCGAAGTAAGCGACTTATTGAGTATATCGACATCCACCATCAACGACCACATCGTAAAAGCTACAAAATATATCAAAGAGAAGCATGGGATCCTGGATAAATCCACATTGCTCATTATTTCTTTTATACTTCTCCAACAGCATTAA
- a CDS encoding FecR family protein, giving the protein MEKKTLRYTLRRYIQGKLSEENSRAFLSYVKSGRDKILLQELIQEVLDDPVDQHLLDDPTLLAVLDNTWDQLHLQINKPKTKSLWTWKRIGASAAAVIGLLFIGRWFLTIETKNVSPQAAQHVISPGKQSATLTLANGKQIHLHETQNGRIAEESGIRISKTTDGQLIYEVSDKSQGEIEQNTLSTTKGETYRIKLPDGTQVWLNAASSLSYPVRFANQKNRTVTLTGEAYFEVAKDSKHPFIVQAAAQQVEVLGTHFNVNSYADETAVQTTLLEGRVQVSSHSQKLLLAPGEQSSLTARGVLKSRPIDTAPVIAWTNNEFMFDGDDIESVMRKVARWYNVEVIYQGKKTTEKFGGGISRFDDVQKVLSLLEKTGAVHFRIDGKKIHVLP; this is encoded by the coding sequence GTGGAAAAGAAAACACTTCGATATACGTTAAGGCGATATATACAGGGAAAACTTAGCGAAGAAAATTCCCGTGCGTTTTTGTCCTATGTAAAATCAGGCAGGGATAAAATATTACTTCAAGAACTCATCCAGGAGGTTTTGGACGATCCCGTCGATCAACATCTGTTGGACGATCCAACTTTATTGGCCGTACTGGATAATACCTGGGACCAATTGCATCTCCAGATCAATAAACCAAAAACAAAATCGCTATGGACTTGGAAACGTATTGGCGCAAGCGCAGCTGCTGTTATCGGACTATTATTTATTGGTCGCTGGTTTCTTACCATTGAAACTAAAAACGTATCTCCGCAAGCTGCACAACATGTGATATCACCCGGAAAACAATCGGCGACCTTAACGCTGGCCAACGGCAAGCAGATTCATCTACATGAAACACAAAACGGTCGGATTGCGGAAGAATCGGGTATAAGAATTTCTAAAACAACGGATGGCCAATTGATTTACGAAGTCAGCGATAAGTCGCAGGGCGAAATCGAGCAAAATACCTTATCGACAACCAAAGGAGAAACCTATCGGATTAAGCTACCTGACGGTACACAAGTATGGCTCAATGCGGCTTCTTCGCTCAGCTATCCGGTTCGTTTTGCAAATCAAAAAAACAGAACTGTCACACTGACCGGCGAAGCTTATTTTGAAGTAGCGAAGGATTCCAAACACCCCTTTATTGTGCAGGCAGCAGCTCAGCAGGTCGAAGTGCTCGGTACCCATTTCAATGTAAACAGTTATGCCGACGAAACGGCGGTACAGACCACCCTACTGGAAGGTCGTGTACAGGTCAGTTCCCACAGTCAAAAATTGCTATTAGCACCGGGTGAGCAGTCGAGCCTTACAGCTCGTGGGGTGCTAAAATCCCGCCCAATAGATACAGCGCCGGTTATTGCCTGGACAAACAACGAATTTATGTTCGATGGAGATGATATCGAAAGCGTCATGCGCAAGGTGGCACGCTGGTATAATGTGGAGGTCATCTATCAGGGTAAAAAAACGACCGAGAAATTTGGGGGCGGAATATCGCGTTTTGATGATGTTCAAAAGGTCTTAAGCCTGCTCGAAAAAACGGGTGCCGTTCATTTCAGAATAGACGGAAAAAAAATACATGTACTTCCGTAA
- a CDS encoding TonB-dependent receptor — MYQNYIRKKEIAYLLFRKLWLIMRLTTIIILVTFMQVSATTFAQKVTLEYSNMSLKKIFRELKSQTGYNFLYTERQMVNAKPVDIKVRDRQLSDVLDQIFKDQPLSYQLDNKTVVIYDKPKASIKSVPMEFTMIPNQVPVKGRVTNERGEPLANVSVRVKGNESIGTTTNSDGMFTLTNLSPKATLVFSSVGYDALSGELSSLRTDGSGQLNVIMKNSNSQLEEVIVIGYGTTTRQRVVGAVDQISAKTFENRPVGNVTQALQGASPSLTIQQKSMDPNDNSMNINIRGISTINSNAPLVVIDGIITEGGTLNKINPDDIETVSVLKDAGSTAIYGSRSANGVILVTTKRGRQNQRPAVTVGTQWGVQEPKILFSPVAGYENATLRNLALTNSGMDPQFSPEAIADLYAHQDIERWNLPEIMKNSFQQKYNISVAGGGDKSSYLFSGGFYNQPSNFVGQDFGIKRYNLRSNLSTEIGRFKLTSILAYTRNNNMSNTAGSAIINASRLPPYYYYRMQADNGKYLVNNALTDQNPLAELNEGGYIKNDNDYFNINLNLEAKLFEGLKLRGIFGADIYADHRFIRRIQVPLYSSPDATQAQVYVNSDRNTEDFNEKASLLNFQLLLDYDRNFGSHHVSGLFGASNESYTRRQNELKMKFTDPVLGTPTTGTVIDPVSARVTPNGTLQNSINSIFGRAGYDFASKYFAEFSFRYDGSSKFSKANRWGFFPSGSLGWRASDEVFMNWYKQHVGSLKIRSTYGVLGNQAVDDYAYYFTYESYQNSYGFNNKPVSAAGFNYASLDLRWEKTYNFNVGLDATFFHDKLTASFDYFKKRTVDILMSPQIPSTFGTSLKNQNLGEMNNEGWEINLSYRATTGDFHHTINANMGDSHNKIIAMPGDDRISTVDNITKLTRVGLPYNSYYGYKMAGFFQNITDIETSALPSGITAADLRPGDVKYVDRNNDGIIDARDRFVLGNGFPRFTFGLTYNLNYKDFDFSMFWQGVGKRDMMIRGELIEPFHQNYSYTIYQHQLDYWTPTNIDGRWPRLTANGSTASTNNFGKDSDLYLFNGKYARLKNIQVGYSLPKDLVSKLGLQRVRFFINAQNLLTLSKNSWIDPESSEFDSNMGGSANSARNYPTLKYYGGGLNIQF, encoded by the coding sequence ATGTATCAAAATTATATCAGAAAAAAGGAGATAGCGTATCTGCTATTCCGTAAACTATGGCTTATTATGCGATTGACAACCATAATTATCTTGGTTACTTTTATGCAGGTTAGCGCTACCACCTTTGCACAAAAGGTAACATTAGAATACTCCAACATGAGCCTTAAGAAAATATTTAGGGAACTCAAATCTCAGACGGGATACAATTTTCTGTACACGGAAAGGCAGATGGTAAATGCGAAGCCTGTTGACATAAAAGTTAGGGACCGTCAATTGTCGGATGTATTGGACCAGATCTTTAAAGATCAGCCCTTGTCGTACCAGTTGGATAATAAGACTGTGGTCATTTATGATAAGCCAAAAGCTTCCATAAAGTCCGTACCGATGGAGTTTACGATGATCCCAAATCAAGTCCCTGTAAAGGGACGTGTGACCAATGAACGTGGCGAACCGCTCGCAAATGTCTCTGTACGGGTCAAAGGAAATGAATCTATAGGTACTACTACGAATAGTGATGGTATGTTTACCCTCACAAATCTCTCACCCAAAGCAACCCTGGTATTCTCCTCTGTTGGTTATGATGCATTGAGCGGAGAACTGTCTTCCCTGCGGACCGATGGATCGGGGCAGCTCAATGTGATCATGAAAAATAGCAACAGTCAGCTCGAAGAAGTTATCGTAATCGGCTATGGTACCACGACACGTCAGCGTGTTGTCGGGGCCGTTGACCAGATCAGTGCGAAGACTTTCGAAAACCGACCTGTAGGCAATGTAACGCAAGCCCTTCAAGGAGCCTCCCCCAGTTTGACCATCCAACAGAAAAGCATGGACCCCAATGATAATTCGATGAATATCAATATTCGTGGGATATCTACCATAAACAGTAATGCGCCGCTGGTGGTGATCGACGGAATTATTACAGAAGGCGGAACACTCAATAAGATCAATCCGGATGACATCGAAACAGTGTCAGTATTGAAAGACGCAGGTTCTACGGCCATATACGGTTCGAGGTCCGCAAATGGCGTTATTTTGGTAACCACCAAAAGAGGACGCCAAAATCAGCGGCCTGCGGTGACTGTCGGCACCCAGTGGGGCGTGCAAGAACCTAAGATTTTATTTTCACCTGTTGCAGGGTATGAAAATGCGACCCTTCGTAATCTTGCACTGACCAACTCAGGAATGGACCCTCAGTTTTCACCTGAGGCTATTGCAGACTTATATGCCCATCAGGATATCGAGCGGTGGAACTTGCCGGAAATCATGAAAAACTCTTTCCAGCAAAAATATAATATCAGTGTGGCCGGCGGTGGAGATAAAAGTTCCTACTTATTTTCCGGCGGCTTTTACAATCAGCCCAGCAACTTTGTCGGACAGGACTTTGGTATTAAGCGGTACAATCTGCGGAGTAACCTCAGTACAGAGATCGGACGTTTTAAATTGACCTCAATCTTAGCCTATACCCGCAACAACAACATGAGCAACACGGCCGGAAGTGCCATTATCAATGCTTCCAGACTTCCGCCTTATTACTACTATCGCATGCAGGCTGATAATGGAAAATATCTTGTCAACAATGCACTGACAGATCAAAATCCTTTGGCCGAACTGAATGAGGGCGGCTATATTAAAAACGATAACGACTATTTCAATATCAACCTGAATCTCGAAGCAAAACTGTTTGAAGGTTTAAAACTGCGTGGTATCTTCGGAGCGGACATCTATGCAGATCACCGTTTTATCCGTAGAATCCAGGTGCCATTATATTCCAGTCCAGATGCCACGCAAGCACAGGTCTACGTTAATTCAGACCGCAATACCGAAGATTTTAACGAAAAAGCTTCATTGTTAAACTTTCAACTGCTCCTGGATTATGACCGAAATTTTGGCAGTCATCATGTATCAGGTCTGTTTGGAGCATCCAACGAATCCTATACACGCCGACAAAACGAACTGAAAATGAAATTTACTGATCCTGTCCTCGGCACACCGACGACAGGGACAGTTATTGATCCCGTGAGTGCCCGTGTGACACCAAATGGGACACTACAAAATAGTATCAATTCAATCTTCGGTCGTGCCGGATACGACTTTGCAAGTAAGTATTTTGCCGAATTTAGCTTTCGCTACGATGGGTCTTCTAAGTTCTCGAAAGCTAATCGCTGGGGCTTCTTTCCTTCGGGATCCCTCGGATGGCGGGCATCCGACGAAGTATTTATGAATTGGTATAAACAACATGTGGGTAGCCTAAAAATAAGATCTACCTATGGTGTTCTTGGCAATCAGGCCGTAGACGACTATGCGTATTATTTTACCTATGAATCCTATCAGAACAGCTATGGATTTAACAACAAACCCGTTTCTGCTGCGGGATTTAATTATGCCAGCCTGGATCTACGCTGGGAGAAAACCTATAATTTCAATGTTGGGTTGGACGCCACCTTCTTTCATGATAAATTAACGGCCAGTTTCGATTATTTTAAAAAGCGTACAGTTGATATCTTGATGTCGCCACAAATACCTTCCACCTTCGGAACCTCCCTAAAGAACCAGAATTTAGGTGAAATGAACAATGAGGGATGGGAAATCAACCTTAGCTACCGTGCTACAACAGGCGATTTCCACCATACGATCAATGCGAATATGGGCGATAGTCACAATAAGATTATTGCGATGCCCGGCGATGACCGTATTTCGACAGTCGATAACATTACTAAGTTGACGCGGGTTGGGCTACCCTATAATTCCTATTATGGGTACAAGATGGCCGGATTCTTTCAAAATATAACGGATATTGAAACTTCGGCCTTGCCGAGCGGTATTACGGCAGCAGACCTGCGCCCCGGCGACGTAAAGTATGTCGACCGCAATAACGATGGAATTATCGATGCACGCGACCGCTTTGTGTTGGGCAATGGTTTCCCCCGGTTTACATTTGGTCTTACCTATAACCTGAATTATAAAGATTTTGATTTTAGTATGTTCTGGCAAGGGGTAGGCAAGCGCGATATGATGATCCGGGGAGAATTGATCGAACCATTTCATCAGAATTATTCCTATACCATTTATCAGCATCAACTCGATTACTGGACGCCGACCAATATTGATGGACGCTGGCCCCGACTGACTGCAAATGGATCGACAGCATCGACCAATAATTTTGGGAAAGATTCTGATCTCTATCTTTTCAACGGGAAATACGCTCGATTGAAAAATATACAGGTAGGTTATTCGTTACCCAAAGACCTAGTGTCGAAATTGGGATTGCAGCGTGTTCGCTTTTTCATCAATGCCCAAAACCTGCTGACTTTGAGCAAAAACTCCTGGATAGATCCCGAATCCTCCGAATTTGATTCTAACATGGGTGGTTCGGCCAATAGTGCCCGCAATTATCCGACGTTGAAATACTATGGCGGTGGATTAAATATTCAATTCTAA
- a CDS encoding RagB/SusD family nutrient uptake outer membrane protein produces the protein MKLYKILIGGLSLMAILQLTSCNKLDTLPTDRFTDENFWDYPENAEKMVNMAYNQLYSADRMWNDEALSDNIFEGRSNTDQRAIRNGTADPTLGRFGAEWSDLYGGIKTCHVYLENVERVPGMDAALKKRRIAEVRFIRAFLYFRLVNFYGAVPFFTKDISLEESKTLPRTEKATIMAFIHQELDQCMADLPNRDALPVDDRGRITKGAASAFQARAYLYESNWNKVLEYCENLMKKQTEFGTYALFRSYPELFTAANEYNSEVILDYAYVPLLKTWNKLYDAAPISAQARLNGYAPLQSLVDNYLTLGGNTIATDPQYNDNNPYVNRDPRMAATIVFHGGQWTDFDGTTRKIFIKPGSGTTDKERLDEYQGASANASATGYYVKKYYDVTATVKYDAGLNIIMFRYADILLMYAEAKEALGQLNAAVWDMTIRPIRQRAGFEASKALDFPTTGDLKTIVRNERRSELALEGLRYYDIMRWKAGKTYLDGQVLGAKYGGNNSNIKLDIRRFDESRDYLWSIPRTQIDLNKNLLPNNQGYSN, from the coding sequence ATGAAACTATATAAGATACTTATAGGAGGCTTGAGTTTAATGGCAATTCTCCAATTAACATCCTGTAATAAGTTGGATACGCTGCCAACAGACCGTTTTACCGATGAAAATTTTTGGGACTATCCAGAAAACGCCGAAAAAATGGTCAATATGGCCTATAATCAGCTGTATTCAGCAGATCGTATGTGGAATGATGAAGCCCTGAGTGATAATATTTTTGAGGGGCGCTCAAACACAGACCAGCGCGCAATCCGTAATGGAACCGCCGATCCAACACTGGGCCGTTTTGGGGCAGAGTGGTCCGATCTCTATGGCGGTATTAAGACCTGCCATGTCTATCTGGAGAATGTAGAGCGTGTACCCGGAATGGACGCGGCACTCAAAAAACGCCGTATCGCCGAGGTACGCTTTATCCGTGCATTTCTCTATTTTAGACTTGTTAATTTCTATGGCGCTGTGCCTTTCTTCACGAAAGATATCTCACTGGAAGAGTCTAAAACTCTTCCTCGGACAGAAAAAGCGACTATTATGGCCTTTATTCATCAAGAGTTGGATCAATGTATGGCCGATCTACCGAACAGAGATGCTTTACCGGTAGACGACCGTGGCCGGATTACCAAGGGGGCCGCTTCAGCCTTTCAAGCCCGGGCATACCTCTATGAAAGCAACTGGAATAAAGTATTGGAGTACTGTGAAAATCTGATGAAAAAACAAACGGAATTTGGTACTTACGCTTTATTCCGCAGTTATCCGGAGTTGTTTACTGCAGCCAATGAATATAATTCAGAGGTTATTCTGGATTATGCCTATGTACCTTTATTAAAAACGTGGAATAAGTTATATGATGCAGCACCGATCTCTGCACAAGCACGTTTAAACGGTTATGCACCATTACAAAGTCTGGTCGATAACTATTTGACACTGGGCGGAAATACCATTGCTACGGATCCGCAATATAACGACAATAATCCCTATGTCAACCGCGATCCACGTATGGCCGCAACCATCGTTTTTCATGGTGGACAATGGACTGATTTTGACGGTACAACACGCAAGATCTTTATCAAACCCGGCTCTGGTACAACAGATAAGGAACGCCTCGACGAATATCAGGGCGCAAGTGCCAACGCTTCCGCCACAGGGTATTACGTAAAGAAATACTACGATGTAACAGCAACGGTAAAATACGATGCCGGATTGAACATCATCATGTTTCGGTACGCCGATATCTTATTGATGTATGCAGAAGCAAAAGAAGCACTGGGACAACTCAATGCAGCAGTATGGGATATGACGATCAGACCTATTCGTCAGCGGGCTGGTTTTGAAGCATCAAAAGCATTGGACTTTCCGACTACCGGGGATCTGAAAACAATTGTCCGAAATGAGCGGCGAAGTGAGCTCGCTCTTGAGGGATTGCGTTACTATGATATCATGCGCTGGAAAGCTGGTAAAACCTATTTGGACGGCCAGGTATTGGGTGCTAAATATGGTGGTAACAATAGTAATATCAAACTGGATATCCGCCGATTTGATGAAAGTAGAGATTATCTCTGGTCGATACCACGAACCCAGATCGATCTAAATAAAAATTTATTGCCTAACAATCAGGGCTACTCAAACTAA
- a CDS encoding SusE domain-containing protein — MKWYFKVIAMVALAASIVSCKKDDMKYADAEVSAVENLYAPADGKAVKLLSSSSAALYFEWESALVADGGAAQYEVVFDKLDGDFSKPLYTVTSDNNGNSNGANISHKILNQVATKAGINPGESGDVIWSVYAIRGMKRVLSKAKKVLNIKTLEGFAEIPDELFITGEATEGGTDVAASLPFKLVGNGEYEIFTKLEAGKKYTFTDRKSAEGRVFYSEDQTKIKEGETGSNSIAKTAVYRIRIDFNVAAVTYTEIKNMGVYFSPSGAVVLDLPYQGKGIWSATGIINFKQESWGRDQRYKFQMETVKAGKAETLQLGTQNGTDSPPNSSSAPSYYFVRILPNLSQWDDKWKFADAVDGHPTKISMILQGDKDYTHTVVPN; from the coding sequence ATGAAATGGTATTTTAAAGTTATAGCAATGGTCGCATTGGCTGCGAGCATCGTTTCCTGTAAAAAAGACGATATGAAATACGCCGACGCAGAGGTGTCGGCTGTTGAGAACCTATATGCCCCTGCAGATGGAAAAGCTGTCAAATTATTAAGCTCCAGTTCCGCCGCGCTCTATTTTGAATGGGAGTCGGCATTGGTGGCCGACGGTGGGGCAGCGCAATATGAAGTTGTTTTTGATAAGCTCGATGGCGATTTCAGCAAACCTCTTTATACAGTCACGTCGGATAATAATGGAAACTCAAACGGCGCCAATATTAGTCACAAAATATTGAATCAGGTAGCAACGAAAGCTGGGATTAACCCTGGTGAGAGCGGCGATGTGATCTGGTCCGTATATGCTATCCGTGGAATGAAACGGGTATTGAGCAAAGCAAAGAAAGTGTTGAATATCAAAACACTGGAAGGCTTTGCGGAGATCCCCGATGAATTATTTATCACTGGAGAGGCGACTGAGGGTGGAACGGATGTTGCCGCATCTTTACCTTTTAAATTGGTAGGTAATGGTGAATATGAGATCTTTACAAAATTGGAAGCCGGAAAAAAATACACCTTTACGGATCGCAAGTCTGCTGAGGGGCGTGTTTTCTATTCGGAAGATCAAACCAAAATAAAAGAAGGTGAAACCGGAAGTAACAGCATTGCCAAGACGGCAGTATATCGTATTCGAATTGATTTCAATGTGGCAGCAGTTACTTACACAGAGATCAAAAACATGGGCGTTTATTTTTCTCCGTCCGGAGCTGTGGTGTTGGATCTACCTTATCAAGGTAAGGGAATTTGGTCTGCAACTGGTATCATCAATTTTAAACAGGAAAGTTGGGGCCGTGACCAACGGTATAAGTTCCAGATGGAAACCGTCAAGGCCGGAAAGGCTGAGACCTTACAGCTGGGAACTCAAAACGGGACGGACAGTCCTCCCAATAGTTCATCAGCTCCTTCTTATTATTTCGTCCGAATATTGCCCAATCTTTCACAGTGGGACGATAAATGGAAATTTGCGGATGCAGTAGACGGCCATCCAACAAAAATATCGATGATTTTACAAGGCGACAAAGACTATACGCATACTGTCGTACCAAATTAA
- a CDS encoding glycoside hydrolase family 76 protein → MNKMIILSSLLFLLLGCTKIEDSYPYDDTVQQSWTTIATQVSDKMIAGFWNESGYFNNAINQSDLGFQYWPNAHAMDVVIDAYLRTKDSRYSAYFSKWFEGVKIKNGNTYYNVFYDDMEWNALTILRLYEITKDQKYLDTVLLLWTDIAGAWDEQYAGGGLAWKKDMRYSKNACSNGPASILAARLYRLTKDENYLTWAKKIYEWQKATLYNPSTGAVYDNINGQTGNVDMTTLTYNQGTFLGTAVELFKITKDQLYLVDAQKISYYTITRCIDGGNNILRDEGSGDGALFKGIFIRYFVDYLNQEGIDVAYRSKFEKFLVNNGKIAWTKGTSLPTLFFGPSWAQPPIGNSEITAYASAAMLFEGLASYENKLK, encoded by the coding sequence ATGAATAAAATGATTATACTGTCATCCCTATTGTTTCTACTCTTAGGATGCACCAAGATTGAGGACAGCTACCCCTATGACGACACTGTACAGCAAAGCTGGACAACTATTGCAACGCAGGTTTCCGATAAGATGATTGCCGGATTCTGGAATGAGTCCGGGTATTTTAACAATGCGATCAATCAATCCGATCTGGGATTTCAATATTGGCCCAATGCACATGCGATGGATGTTGTTATCGATGCCTATCTACGAACGAAGGACAGCAGATATAGTGCCTATTTCAGCAAATGGTTTGAAGGTGTGAAGATCAAAAATGGCAATACTTATTATAACGTATTCTATGATGACATGGAATGGAATGCACTGACCATATTGCGCTTATATGAAATCACCAAGGATCAAAAATACCTCGACACGGTATTGCTTTTATGGACAGATATTGCTGGCGCATGGGATGAGCAATATGCAGGCGGTGGATTGGCTTGGAAGAAAGATATGCGCTATAGCAAAAATGCTTGCTCGAATGGGCCAGCTAGTATTCTGGCAGCTAGACTATATCGTTTGACAAAAGATGAAAACTATCTGACCTGGGCCAAGAAGATCTACGAATGGCAAAAAGCAACACTGTACAATCCGTCAACGGGCGCTGTTTATGACAATATTAATGGTCAGACAGGTAATGTGGATATGACAACACTGACTTATAATCAGGGGACGTTCCTTGGTACCGCAGTGGAGCTTTTTAAGATTACTAAAGATCAGCTTTATCTGGTTGATGCGCAAAAAATTAGTTATTACACAATCACACGTTGTATCGATGGCGGGAATAATATTTTGCGCGACGAGGGAAGCGGCGACGGCGCATTGTTTAAAGGGATATTTATACGATATTTTGTAGACTATTTAAATCAGGAAGGAATTGATGTAGCCTACCGCAGTAAGTTTGAGAAATTTTTGGTCAATAATGGTAAAATTGCCTGGACCAAGGGAACAAGTCTACCGACGCTGTTCTTTGGTCCGTCCTGGGCCCAACCACCTATTGGCAACAGTGAAATCACTGCCTATGCAAGTGCTGCGATGCTTTTTGAAGGATTAGCAAGCTATGAAAATAAATTAAAATAA
- a CDS encoding glycoside hydrolase family 76 protein, which produces MRQITKITTTMLLSGLCYLTGYGQFNKGQSAERAQRTLAIIYAKYGNTKNQLLTEKYPFDETFKADYLDNPEQAAGQKKYAYLWPFSGSFSAVNTLMELPKNKALYQKILDQRVLPGLMEYRDHSREPVGYASYINSAPASDRFYDDNVWLGIDFTDSYLQTKKVDYLKHAKEIWAFVKSGADDKLGGGIYWCEQKKESKNTCSNAPAAVFALKLFEATKEGGYLNEARQLYDWTKAGLQDPTDKLYWDNIQLNGNIGKAKYSYNSGQMLQAAALLYKLTKEKKYLIDAQELAKACLAYFFQTTDQDTFPMLKNSNLWFHAVMMRGYISLLEQDGNRTYIDIFAKNLDRAWYKMRDQDGLFDVDWTLEKKQKSKWLLDQCAFVEMYARLAKLGY; this is translated from the coding sequence ATGAGACAAATCACTAAGATAACGACGACTATGCTGCTGTCGGGTTTATGCTATTTAACAGGCTATGGGCAATTCAATAAAGGACAGTCTGCCGAACGTGCCCAAAGAACGTTAGCTATTATTTACGCTAAGTATGGAAATACCAAAAATCAACTGTTGACTGAGAAATATCCCTTCGACGAAACCTTTAAAGCGGACTATCTGGATAATCCCGAACAGGCAGCCGGGCAAAAGAAATATGCTTACCTATGGCCCTTCTCGGGGAGCTTTTCCGCTGTAAACACATTGATGGAACTCCCAAAGAACAAAGCGCTTTACCAAAAGATCTTAGACCAACGCGTGCTGCCGGGATTAATGGAATATAGGGATCATTCCAGAGAGCCCGTTGGTTATGCGTCCTATATCAATTCTGCTCCGGCATCAGACCGGTTTTATGATGATAACGTCTGGTTGGGTATTGACTTTACCGATAGTTACCTGCAGACAAAAAAGGTCGATTATCTTAAGCATGCGAAAGAGATCTGGGCTTTTGTAAAAAGCGGCGCGGATGACAAGCTCGGTGGTGGAATCTATTGGTGTGAACAGAAAAAGGAATCTAAAAATACCTGTTCCAATGCTCCTGCGGCAGTATTTGCACTAAAGCTCTTTGAAGCTACTAAAGAGGGGGGCTATCTGAATGAAGCACGACAACTCTATGACTGGACAAAGGCAGGTCTGCAAGACCCAACGGATAAACTCTATTGGGATAATATTCAGCTCAATGGAAATATTGGTAAGGCCAAGTATTCCTATAATTCCGGACAGATGTTGCAAGCAGCAGCGTTGCTTTACAAGCTTACCAAGGAAAAAAAATATCTGATCGATGCCCAAGAGCTAGCAAAAGCTTGTTTAGCGTATTTTTTTCAGACCACGGACCAAGATACTTTTCCAATGTTAAAGAATAGTAATTTATGGTTCCATGCTGTAATGATGAGGGGATACATCAGTTTATTGGAACAGGACGGAAATAGAACCTATATTGATATTTTTGCGAAAAACCTAGACCGCGCATGGTATAAGATGAGGGATCAGGACGGACTGTTTGATGTCGACTGGACTTTGGAGAAAAAGCAAAAATCCAAGTGGCTGTTAGATCAATGCGCTTTTGTGGAGATGTATGCACGTTTGGCAAAACTAGGATATTAA